The following is a genomic window from Canis lupus baileyi chromosome 18, mCanLup2.hap1, whole genome shotgun sequence.
gaggtaaaggatctataccctaaaaactatagaacacttctgaaagaaattgaggaaaacacaaagagatggaaaaatattccgtgctcatggattggcggaattaatattgtgaaaatgtcaatgttacccagggcaatttacacattcaatgcaatccctatcaaaataccatggactttcttcagagagttggaacaaattattttaagatttatgtggaatcagaaaagaccccgaatagccaggggaatttaaaaaaagaaaaccatggctgggggcatcacaatgccagatttcaggttgtactacaaagctgtgatcataaagacagtgtggtactggcacaaaaacagacacatagatcaatggaacagaatagagaatccagaagtggaccctcaactctacggtcaactaatattcaacaaagaaggaaagattatccactgaaaaaaagacagggtcttcaataaatggtgctgggaaaattggacatccacatgcagaagaatgaaactggaccattatcttacaccatccacaaagataaactcaaaaagaatgaaagataattaatgtgagacaagtttccatcaaaatgctagaggagaacacaggcaacaccctttttgaactttgccacagtaacttcttgcaaaatacatccatgaaggcaagagaaacaaaagcaaaagtgaactattgggacttcatcaagataagaagcttttgcacagcaaaggatacagtcaacaaaactgaaagacaacctacagaatgggagaagatatttgcaaatgatgtatcagataaaggactagcatccaagatctataaagaacttcttaaacccacagcaaagaaacaaacaatccaatcatgaaatgggtgaaagacacgaacagacagttcaccaaagaagacatagacatggctaacaagcacatgagaaaatgctccgcgtcacttgccatcagggaaatacaaatcaaaaccacaaggagataccacctcacaccagtgagaatggggaaaattaacaaggcaggaagccacaaatgttggagaggctgtggagaaaggagaacactcctgcactgttgatgggaatgtaaattggtgcagccactctggaaaactttgtggaggttcctcaaagagttaaaaatagacctgccccaCGACCCAACAAttgaactgctggggatttaccgcaATGATACAGATGGAATGAAACGCTTGGATACCttcaccctgatgtttctagcagcaatgtccacaatagccaaactttggaaggagcctcggtgtccatcgaaagatgaatggataaagaagatgtggtctatgtatacaatggaatattactcagccattagaaatgacaaatatccaccatttgcttcaacgtggatggaactggagggtattatgctgagtgaagtaagtcaattggagaaggacaaacattatatggtctcattcatttggggaatataaaaaataatgaaagggaattaaggggaacggagagaaaatgagtgggaaatatcagaaagggagacagaccatgagagactcctaactctgggaaacgaacaaggggtggtggaaacgGAGGTGGGCCGGGTGTGGGgggactgggtgaccggcactgaggggggcacttgatgggatgagccttgagtgttttgctatatgttggcaaattgaacaccaattaaataaataaataaataaataaataaataaataaataaataaactattgcCTAGATTTATGCAGTCATTACAGTTTTCAAAGCGATgctattgacatttttatttttcttctgaaatcttTCTTGAAAACAACCCACCCACCCTACATAAGCCAATTATTTGGCAACCTTAATGTCCGGCTACACAGATTATATAGTAAATGAAAaatgctgggtttttttcttttactggttTTAATGAATTTGTTCCCTAAAATCTTCCTATGTTTATCAAAACGTTTTCAGGTAATTTGAAACTCcttaatttaaacatatttgctATGTTAAATTCATGAGATCACTATCCATATTTATACACAAATATCCAATCTTTGACAGTAGAAGCATGTAACTTATTGTCTGGGGTTATTTGCCATGACCCTATTTGGCCACATTCATGTGTTCTGTTGTAACCACAAATTTTCAGATTACTGTACACAAATTCTACTCCTTACCTGTAGCTTATGATTGCTCTAaggatttgtgatttttttaataggaaagagTTTTAAGATAGCACAATCTCAGAGGTGatattgttcattgttagtgtattaGTTGTTATTTCTAACTCTTTTTAATAGACTAAACTATGGATTAAGCATAGTTTAAAGGTAAAATACATCATGAGttctggtattttaaaaatcttgtaaattttttattgttaaaaaatggaTGGTGTATGTGGAAGGTTTATGTATTTTATCTCACAAATCACATATCTttgctgaaaatattaaaaactttttgaaattatttgcatttcGGTTGTATCACATGACATATATACAGTCAGGTACTCATGTTTGTAATACTCCTAGTTCTAAGTTCACTTAACACACATACTGTCTTTGTAGATGTTACAATTTTAAGACAAGTGTGAAATTAACTACATGTTTGAGATGATGCAATGACAATGATATAGTTATGACCAGTGTGATGTAAGTGCATGGTTATTGAGTGATTCCTTTATTACAAAATCATGAGATGcacttttgaatattttacaggtttatttattaattttacctcaataaagctgaaccaagagtttatttttgtaaagattttatttatttattcacaaaagacacagcaagagagagaggcagagacatacacagagggaaaagcagactccatgcaagaagccccatgtgggacttgatcccaggactccaggatcacaacctgacccaaagacagatgtttaacagctgaaccacccaggggtccctgaaccAAGAGTTTAAAATAATAGGTGAAGATTCACATGCCCTTTGTGTCTTCACCTTTAGCCTTCATTCTGCCTGGGTCATGATTCAGATGCTAGAAATACAGAAGCCATTATGACCCTAGGGAAAACAAAGTATAGCAggacaaaatcaaaaccaaaacaaaacgaaacaaaacaaaaaaactaacaaacaaactTAAAGGATACTAGTTCTTTGCTAATATCCTTGAGTGGAGATAGTCACAATTCATGGTGGCACACCAGACTTCCATTGCATGAGGCACAAGTCTATACACTGGTTTATTCTGTATTATCTGTAACTGAATATAATAGAAACTTAGCACAGCTTTAGAATACATTTATGTTCAGTAGAATAGATTATTTCTGCCatgaaatctaaaataatctaCATGAGGTCCAAACCCAGAATGCCTGCCTCATCAAAACTGTGTTCTTAGATAACTAGCCCAAATCATTCTGGAATATTTATCATACACTATATCAAGTACTAGATACAATGTAGAGGAAATCCATTAAATACCCCAGTTCTCCCCATCCCACATTCAGATATCCGCACATCAATGTCACAGAACACTGAAACCAATATTGGCATTTACtcttaaactaaaaaagaaaaaaaatgctcaataggCTTAAAATTTAAGGTGGATGTTTGCAATGCTAAAAGGTACAAGGTACTGGGCAAGAAATATGGGGAGATACAACTCCAACTTCAGACATCCTATGATCTCCCTTGaataacaaacataaatattCTAGATGTCTAGCTATACAtaattcattctcttttatgttgCATGAGTTGTACAAAACAGTATAATTGGTTAGTTAGAAAATCATGCAAAATACTCCAAAATATATAGATGTAGTATCCCTTTATATACATATTACAAAATGCATTcacaatataataataaacaaaaataatatagaagCCACAATGCAACAAATTCTGAGAGGAGGGAGTccagaattcatttccttttaaaattttccacttaaaaattcagaatgaaaGTACATTTGAATGTTTCAAATGATTATCtaacttttttcaaaatatgcttATAATCACCTAAGTTCATAACAAGGGACACTTTCAGGAAATTgtttcatatttgtctttctaaaggaaataatcatttttgtttatttggcttCTATGTAGCTGGATCTTTTcaaaaaggaagagaacataATTAAGACAGTAATTTGTGagcttaattttaaagaaatgagaaagaaaaaaaaagaatgacctctGAGTAATGTCTGCCCAGTTTGTCTGGCTAAACAGGTAGGACATGGTGTTCTGCCTATCatcaaaaaaaatcacagaacaaTAGCATCAGAAGATTGTCACCTGATAGAGCAAGATAAAAACAAGTCCACTCTGAgcacaggcaaaaataaaaatggagccCAAAGCCCAGAAATGGAGCCCAAAGCTCAGAAAGAAAGGTACCTTCTTTTCCTAATTAATATGATGTACTGCTACTTATTTACCAATCACAGTTTAACAATGTTTATTCTATATAGCTCCtaaacaaatttcttttattttctgaccCAAACTCATCCTTCATAAAAGGATGTCAACAATAATACATGATTATTGTTTTCATGAAGTAGATTCTAAAGCAAGCAACAGTGACATGAGCTAGATAGTTTCAGGAAGATTAGTATGACAAAAGTGcctgtattttgaaaacattgCAGCAGAACCCTAATTATAATTCATTTCAAGGGAAATGGTGCTTCCTGAGTCACAAATAAGTTTCAAAGTAAtggaatgtattttcttattacagaaatgagaaaactgattTGATTCATAGACTGATcaattttatattcaaagtaatatttctttgtgagtataaatattttaatatatatgatttttatgtatgCTTCTAGGCAAATGCTTGTGTATCTACGTATATAGGAAGGAGAAGGTATGTACATGTTTTTAGAAAGACGTTCGGatatatatcatgatatatatttatgtgagGTGGTACATATATTACATTAAAGacattcttaaatgtttttaaagattttatttatttatttattcatgctggacatagagagagaggcagagacacaggcagagggagaagcaggctccatgccggaagcccgacgcaggactggatcccaggactccaggatcgcgctctgggccaaaggcaggcgcaaaaccgctgagtcacccggggatcccctaaaGACATtgttaaagttaaaaatataaagttgtggggacagggtatccctgggtggctcaatggctgagtgtctgccttcagcccagggcgtgatcctggagtcccaggatcaagtccttcCACCAGttccggcatgaagcctgcttctccctatgcctgtgtctctgcctccctctctctctctctctctctctctctcatgaatcaataaaatctctctaaaaatttttttaaatcactatattaCAATTGTGGGGACAATGAAAAAGCTGGGAAAAGAATAAGAATGAGAGAAACACTTTACATTTACTGTGGTTTGTTGTGAaagttttaatgaaagaaaatattttagaaatatgcaAAGTGATAAGTATAAATCAgtaatgaaatattaagaaagtCAGTGCATTTTAGAAATCAGGAGCTAAGGCAATGATTCTTAATGGAATGAAACACTCCTAAGAGGGAATAGGGAATAGGGGAAGGAAATGTTTACAATTGATCAGTAAAATATGAGACATTCTAGGAGACGATTCTGGAGTCAAGCTGATATAAAAAACCTTTTGAAACCACTAATGTCTCAGAAATGCAAATACCTTCTGAATCCCTGTCTGCATCTCCTTATTTTGGAAACTATACACAATTGGGTTTAATGTTGGGGTCACGAGAGTATAGAGTGCAGTTATCACCTTGTCCCTTTCAAATGAGTAGCTAGAAGCAGGGCGGATATAGGTGTAGATCACAGGAGAGTAGTAAAGGGACACCACTATGAGGTGGGATGAACATGTTGAGAAAGCCTTCCTCTTGCCTTCTGCCGTGTGGATGCGGAGAATGGCAGCAATGATGAAACCATAGGAGATGCAGGTGAGCGTGAAGTCACCTATGGCCAGGGTAATATCAGCAACATACACCATCACCTCATTGATCCTCACAGGGCTGCAGGACAAAGACAGAAGTGGAGGTATCTCACAGAAGAAGTGGTCAATGATATTTGGCCCACAGAAAGTCAGCCTCAGGATAAGACCAGTGTGTACCCAGGAATTGGTTACAGCAATCACCATGGTAATGCCAAGCAAGGCCACACACATATGGGGGTTCATCATAGTTCTGTAGCGAAGAGGGaaacagatggccacatagcggtcataggccattgTGGTGAAGAGAACCATCTCGGCCCCCAGGGACCACGTGAAGAAGAAGAGCTGTGACATGCAGCTTTCATAGGAAATACTCCTTCCCGTTGTTAGCATGGTCCCCAGCATCTTGGGTATAATGCTTGTTGTGCAGATGATATCCACAATAGCCAGTGCCAGAAGGAAAACATACATGGGTGTATGCAAGGTGGTGTTACAGATTATGGCAATGACAATCAGTGCATTGCCAAGTAAGGCCACAAGGTAGATGAGGAGAAAGACAATGAAGAGAGCTCTTTGCAGTTCAGGTTTTTGGGTGAAGCCCAGAATCAAAAATTCCGTTACAATGCTCTTATTCATCCTGCTTTGGTGACAGACATTGTAGAGAATGAGCAACTGGGAATTAAAATGATCtgggaacatgagagactcctaactctgggaaatgaacaaggggtagtggaaggggaggtgggcggggggttgtgatgactgggtgatgggagttGAGGgagacacttgacgggatgagcattgggtgttatgctatatgttggcaaattgaattccaataaaaaaatatacaaaaaatgatctggaagcgtgtgtgtgtgtgtgtgtgtgtgtgtgtatgtgtgtgaactTAGTGATTTATTAGTTGATGTGATACAACTTTGTAGCAAAAATTCCCTTCAGATGGAGTTCTGTCTTCTAGGCAATACCCTCTattctccagctggatatcattTTTTGATGCAGGTTCTTCAATTAATGAATCCATTAAACTGAAGCCAGTGGTTGAgaaaagataagtaaaataaatatatttaagtatttcaaTATTACCATTTTGAGATGAAACTTATTTGAACAAAATTCACAGGTATATGAAATAGAATACAAATAGTTACACAGCTTCCTAGTTGTTAACTACATACTATCTTTCTTGTAACATACAGGAGCAGAAATATCTAGAACAAAAGAATCTGACAGGGTTAGTAACAGCAGGAAGACTTCAGGGGAAAAATGTCCCACAGAATATCCTAAGCCTGGATATTCTGAGACCATTGAATAATCTATTGGTGTCTAAAAACTAACCAATTTAATCAATTACTTGCctgatattttttaattgcagAAGAACATTTCCAAAATTGCATGACTAACTTGTGCTATCATATAATGCTAAGAATATTTGACATAAAAATAGAAGATCTAGGATTGCATCCTTATTTTAGTATAGCTGTAAACTGGCCATTAAAAGTCCATAAGCTTCATATTCttagagaatcttttttttgtttccaaaaatgatataaattagGACAGATCTTAGATATTATAGATATTATACAGACAATGTGAAAGTTTCTTAAGGATACTCAAACAAAGTGGCAACTTGAAAAAGTTATTTTGGAAAGTAGCCAGGAGATTTTgagggaaattcttttttttttttcttgtctgtgtgTGTTACCATGTAGGAAGTttactgttgttatttttaaatgagttaagaaatatcaatttttttctgtttcacttctttgtttaatttaacttaaattcaatgtattaacatataatgtatagtttcagaggtagagttcagtgattcatgagttgcatataacacccagtgctccaaCATCATGTGCCCTCATTAATGCCCGTCACTCAGGTACTCCAttctccacctctcctccagtgaccctcagtttgtttcctatgattaagagtctcttgtggtttctctccctctctgattttatcttatttttccctctctttccctaatattctatgttttgtttcttaaattacacatatgagtcaaatcatataataattttctttctctgcttgacttatttggcttagcataagccctctagctccatccacatctttgcaaatggtaagatttcatcctttctaatggctgagtaatattacattgtatatatagaccatatcttcattattcatttttctctcgATGGACAGTgtggctccttctacagtttggttattgtggacattgctgctgtgaacattgggatgcaggtgcctttttgaatcactatgtttgtatcttttggataaacacccaggagtgcaattgctgggtcatatggtagctctatttttaacttcctgaggaacttccacactgttttccagagtagctgcaccagcttTCATTCTCACCAACAACATAagagggcatctgggtgtctcagtggttgagcacctgccttcagctcaggtcatgatcctaggttcctgggatcgagtctctcatcaggctccctgcaaggagcctgcttctccctctgcttgtgtctctgcctctccctctttctctgtgtctctcatgaattaataaataaaatattcaaaaaatgaggtttctcctttttatgagataaattattattcttattctctCCCAAACACTATCATTTGTCAcccatattatattttgtttatttatttagatagatCTGTTTTTATGCATAGTCagttttttatatgtatacatgaaTGAGGGGACTATTTTGACCTAGTCCATATAGTAGAAGCATCCAAGGTATTTGTTAATTTACTAGTAACTTTAAGCTTCAAATTGTTCTTTGACTTTTCAGAGATTATACTGTACCTCTGTTACCTAAACAGAGGAAATAAGTCATTTGTGAGGCTGCATACAGTATGATTTGTTCCCCTAAGCCCTGAAAGCTGAATTATTAATTTGCTAAATTTAATGGGATAATCTATGTGTAGCTATTCAGATCAGCAGAAAAGTATTTGTCAAACCTATAAGGCACCTTGAGACTCcctcattttgtttcttgttttctgatgGTGAAGGGATGTAACAGCTGTCATTACTTGGATCTATGATATGTGACAGACTCTCTCTTAGATCTTCTGTAGGTATGATATATCATTTCATCACAACCATGGTAGACTTTAATATTGCTATCTCTATACAGTTGATAAGAAAACAGCgcactatctaaaaaaaaaaaaaaaaaaaaaaaaaaaagaaaacagcgcACTGATAGATGAAATAACAGAATCcgagcagaggaggggcaagatggcaaaagagtagggtcccctaatcacctatccccaccaaattacctagataaccttcaaatcatcgtgaaaatctacaaattcggcctgagatttaaagagagaacagctggaatgctacagtgagaagagtttgcccttctatcaaggtaggaagacggggaaaaagaaataaagaaacaaaaggcctccaagggggaagggccccgcgaggagccgggctgaggacGGAGCGcatgtccccaggacaggagagccccgacccggagaagcaggagctgcaccaaccttccggAGTGGAAAggtgcccgcagggagttagagcaggaccccaggagggctgggatgccctggggctccctgggacactaacagacacctgcgccccaggagagtgcgccgagctccctaaggacTGCAGCGCGCCCAgcaggacccggagcagctcggaggggctcaggcggcggctccgcggagggggctgcttgaatccaacagcgcaggcccaggagcacagggcgtcgggacacagcccaggatccggcctccacccaggacaggcagaggccgggagggcccaggaccccaaggacgctcctgccccgagctgagaagatcagcggccccgccccagagcctccaggccctgcagacggagagctccggagttactgcgggagctgactccagggctccagagctggctgcctctactgttgttgttcctcctggggcctcacagggtaaacaacccccactgagcctcacagtggcctcaccagataaacaggttaaacatctttcactgagccctgcaccaagcaggggcagagcagctcccccaagtgctaacacctgaaaatcagcacagcaagcccctcccgcagaagaccagctagatggacaggggaaaaacaaactattgaccaagcagcactggaaagttccagggcaAGACAAGGTACTTACAGtgtacagaatcagaggatacttccccgtgttttttttttctttttgctttctgtttgcttcccccacccttttcttcctttctttctttttctttctctttttcttcttttttttcgtttttcttccttttttcttcttctcttttctttccttctttctctcctctcttttctccttttcccaatacaacttgtttttggccactctgcactgagcaaaatgactagaaggaaaacctcacctcaaaagaaagaatcagaaacagtcctctttcccacagagttacaaaatctggattacaattcaatgtcgaaagccaactcagaagcactattatacagctactggtagctcaagaaaaaagcataaaggactcaagagacttcatgactgcagaatttagatccaatcaggcagaaattaaaaatcaattgaatgagatgcaatccaaactagaagtcctaacgacgagggttaacgaggtggaagaacgagtgagtgacataga
Proteins encoded in this region:
- the OR13G1 gene encoding olfactory receptor 13G1 gives rise to the protein MNKSIVTEFLILGFTQKPELQRALFIVFLLIYLVALLGNALIVIAIICNTTLHTPMYVFLLALAIVDIICTTSIIPKMLGTMLTTGRSISYESCMSQLFFFTWSLGAEMVLFTTMAYDRYVAICFPLRYRTMMNPHMCVALLGITMVIAVTNSWVHTGLILRLTFCGPNIIDHFFCEIPPLLSLSCSPVRINEVMVYVADITLAIGDFTLTCISYGFIIAAILRIHTAEGKRKAFSTCSSHLIVVSLYYSPVIYTYIRPASSYSFERDKVITALYTLVTPTLNPIVYSFQNKEMQTGIQKVFAFLRH